TTCAGGGCCTTTTGCAGTCACTGAGCCTTCTAATACAGAACTTTGACGTGCTGggatgacttttggcacatcactgTGAAGCCTTACATTGCCCACCATGCTGTCTTCAGTCTGCTTGTGTCTGACTCCCAGAGTTCTTAGCACTGTCTTGTACCCATGATGCTGTGATTGGCACTTTGCTGGGTTCTCCTTACAATAACTCTCATAGAGGGCATCTAGGGTGTTGGTGCCTATTAGCAAAAGGGATTGAGCTGATCCATGAGTGTCAGAAACCACTAGCGCTAAGGTGGGGACTTCAATGGAGATGCCAAGGAATTCTTTAGGAAAAGTGATATTTAACTCAATGTAACCAGAATAAGGCACAGGTTGTCCATTCGCAGCTTCCACCTCAAGTAGGTCGTTAAGAGGTTTACATTCTACATGTGGCAAATGGGTTTCATGGAATGACTGGGGGATGGTGGTTACCTGGGATCCTGTGTCCAAGAGACAGCTGTAACTCTGGCCATCGATGGTTACCTGAGAGGTGCACTTTGTTCCCACTAGTCTATGTGGCAGTTGTTCATGGCACGTAGCATGGGCAGCTTTGTTGTTGATCCGCATCTTGTTGGAGTAGGGACTTCTTCTTGGTCCAGTCTCTGTTCGTCCCTCAACGGAGACTGAGGTCAGTTTAAAGGAGGTTGGGAGTCATGCCCAAGTTCCCAAGCTTGCTGCTTTTCTCGCAGTTGCTTTCTTTTAACAGCCACCAAAGATGGGTTTGGATCAGCATTGCACGAAGTAGCGATATGCCCATCTTCGCCGCAACAAAAGCAGTACCAGGGCCTTGGCTTTCCACTGAGTGATTTGGAGGAACTAGCCTGAGTTTCACGTGACACAGCTTTGGAAACCTGTTTGGTCCTTTCTCCAGAGTTCACCACCCCTGTCCTTTGTGAGTGTGAAGCTTGCAGATGGGTGATTTGACTTTGAAGCTGAACAATTTGTTTCTTTAAATCAGATGTATCTTCTGGTGGATCAGGACTCTTTTGGAACTTTAAGGTCTTGATTTGCCCCTGAAGTTCACCCATTtgtttctttaaccctttcaccATAGCTGTCAACgagccttctttttcttctgcatCACGAATTTCAGCCTGAACTGCATGAGAACCAACGCGATGCCTGACGTTACCTAGGTGCTTCTTCATTCGTTGTTCTTTTGCTGTGTGCTTTTCTTCTTCAATGCGAAGTAGAAGTAGCAATTCTGGGAATGGTGGGGGTCTGTTTTTCTTCTGTTCTAACTGAAGATCTGCTATCAATCCGTTGTCCCAACAACCACAACAGAATTGACGCAGCAGGTGCTTGTCCGTCTCAGTAGCAGGTATGACTCCTTGTTTTGTGACTCTACTCATCACAGCATGCAGCCTCTGCAAATACTCAGAAGGCCTCTCACTAGCATCTTGCAAGGTGTTCAGAAACTTGGCAAAAAGTTCATCACCCTCCTCCACTGTAGCAAAAGCAGAATCTAACAGGTCAAGATAGGCCTTTGGAGTAGCCAAAGGGCCTAAGTGTTTCACCAGGTTTGCAGCTGGGGGCAGAAGACTGTCAAGGATCTTGCGAGATCTGTGTAGATCGGACAGAGAGGGATCTTTTAACAGAAGCTCAACGTTGTTGCGCCAAGTGTCATAATCTACCTCGCTATTGTGATGCGGAGTCTTTCCTGAAAATGTTCGAAGCCTTGCTGATGCATGTGCGTGTGATGCTGCTTCTTCACTTTTGACAATGTGCTCAACAACAACACGTTGCACTGCAGGTGGGTTTACGTCACTCAACGAGATGACTGGATCAATTGTGGGAAACCTTCTGGAATCAGCCATTGTGGCACTTGGGCAAGTCTGAGAAGGGTGTGCCTGACTGATTTCGGGGACATCACTGACGCTTGTGGTCTCAACATCTGCCTGACTGGTGTGGTCACTTGCTTCGTTGGCAAGAGTGGACTCGTGGCACAAGGAAAGATGTTCTTGCAGAAGCTCAGAGAATGATTTGTTGCTCTGTGCAGCGAGTTTTCGGAGTTCATCTAAGAAACTGTGTGTGGCACTTCCAGCGGCTGGGGGTACATATACTTTTGCTAGGGCCTTCAAGTGATAAACATCTCTACTGGGGCTAGTATGAGTATATGGAAAGAGTGGCCTAAGTGTGTCCATTGCAAAGGAACTCTTAAATTCAACTATCACATTTTTGTGGAACGTTGAAGTAGGGTCATCAATACGAAGAACCCTGCTAATAGGACCATGTTGCTCTAGGTAGTTGGTCAGATCTGAATCGGCTTCAGTTTCAGTTAAACCGCTAACGAGGActgagttagctatgttaactGTTTCACGCCCTACTATTTCCATGTTGACGGTTTCTATTGCGTCAGCTTAGTTGACAAAGTATTCTAATTTTGATTGTTGGCTTTAATATGTATGTCCCAATCACCTGGCCTCTGTGTCTCAGGGTTTGActgctcctggctggctcgccaaaTAATGTTGTAACCCCTAGCTTCCTGTAAGGAAGCTACACTATGCTAATAGCTTGATTACAAGAACCCAATCTGTActcacagaaaattaaaaaaaactacttgTACAGAACTAAAAGAACTttggaccagttaggttcgctctaggagcaGTTGAAAGGAGAGACACAAGACCGTGTGTATGGTAAAGGTAGTGATTGTATTGACAAAATTAGTATTTACTTcaccatatataaaaaataaataaatcagaaaaaaaataatggttcAAGTGAAAggctcagaaagaaagaaataaaatgaacatcCAGTAGGAACTTAAACAGGTAAGTACCTTAGAACTCTCTTTTTATATTAAGTGTCACTTATCACTCAGTGCTAATGtttgttatttcttatttcagGTGTTACTCAGTCCTCAGGTAAGTATGGTCACAACTTTTAGGATATAGGTGAGTattaaggtaagtattatcatTTAAAAGGTTTTAGGATTTTGGTTTAGTGTTGGAGGTAAGTATCTAGGtaagtattgttttatttcagaagctttaggtaagtatatatatatatataaatagtatcaTTATTTAAGGGTTTAATTTTAGTATATGAGGTAGTTTAGCTCCTATATATTATTTGGTAAGTTGTATTAAACCTTATATATAGTTTAGTTGTAGGTTTAGAATTGTACCTTAGTGACCATTTGAAATACTAAATACCAGAGTAGTATCCTTTTAACACAGAATCCTCACAATATTAACAAAATTCCAACCCAAAACAATTAAACAGGTAGTGCAAACTCTTAACCTTGGAAATGAACAGAAGAATTCCAGTTACAATAACCATTACTTGGTGTGCTTCAAATAATTTCCCCTTatgagtgttgttttttttcagattaaaaaaaaattgaaaaattgagaaaagctgtccttttttttctttagagaaatgttCAACCGTCTATCAGAACTCTGTCCTTCAGTACTTTAAAGAGTTACcctctcaaaaaagaaaaaatatagtcctgggggaaaaaataaaaaaatactcaagcTCAGTTAAGTTGTCCTCATGGGCTGTGGCTCGCCATCTTGTTTTCCCAGGCAACAGGTATACATGTGACTGGGCAGAATGTCCTTAGCAGTCAGTCTCATCCCATAGAAACCTGGCCAAATCCAATCGTGAATGTTTAAGTTTcaccaatctggcaacccggcATGAAACGCGATCTTGTGCACATGAAATCCAACTGACTCAGCAGTTCACCTTAATCCTCTACTCTGACGGTTTTAATTAGCTTTACAAACTCTTAttaagctaaccaagctttaatactGGCTGCAAGCAGCTTCTAGTGAAGAGTACTCACACTTAAAGTGCTTAATTTTTTTAGCGTTTTTGCTCAATTTTAGCGCGATTGCCGCACCGCGATCCTTCCTATCTTCACCCCGACGTCCGACTGAGCTTCTGGCCTTGCGGGAACCCATGGCCACTCCCACTTGGCTGCTGATTGGCTACCATAGCTAGCTAGACTTACACTTATCATTGGCTAGATTTTTGCGCAGTGAACTTCTAATTTACCTTTATTGGCTAGATTTTTGCGCAGTGGGCGTTCCTGGAATCGCCACTgacttttaataatagttttaattattttttttaattattattgttaaggatcattaataataattcctgttatgtttattttccCAAATTAAATAATCTTTTACGTATTAGATGCTTCAAATTAATTAGATTTATGTTCTAacctatttatttagttttatttagtctCATTATTATgtctataatgtaatttatttatttattttaaataaattataattaatgaaTTGCATTGACTCTACGTGTTCTAAACCTGGGTTACACTTGTTTTAAAGAAtacggccataaaacattgaaactacacattaaatctTGAgacgttcagcacagctgttaacggaaagccattccaggtgactctacctcataaacctgaCTGTGAAAGAGATGattattttgaagaatctaaaatatgaaacacatACTGGTTTGTTGAACAATTTTTTGTTAATTgaataatcaatttttttttttgtgtcttacTAAATAGTGTTGAGTGATGCTGATAAATAGACCACTAAGACAATTGCAACTGCAGCCCAAGCTTTGGAACCTAGctgctgttttctcaattctaCTTGAAGTTCATGGCAGATCCATTGTGTATTAGGCATAACAGTGCCGCCAATGAAAAAAGGGGTCCACATAACACTAGTCTTAGAGAAGACCCGTACTACCTTGACTGCAGCCCAGAACTCAGCTGCTGTTTTCTCACACAGGgagaacatagaaactccacccagacagtGACTTAAACCCAAcaccccagtgctgagaggctAACATTctagtatatgtatgtatgcatttcATGAGaagtttttgcaaaaatatggtGCTGTCCAGAAAAACTCTGACCTCTGACCCATATAAATCTGTAAGTAGGCCTCTGAAATGGACTAAAAGTTTGGCATTATGTTGGCTGCAATGTAATTAGACATATGCAAGAAACTACCTTAAGCTTCATTTCACTGCAATATAGGTAGTAAATTAGACATTATTATCTAAATGTAGcctcaatattgcaatattacttTGATTCAGAAAACCTGAAAACTACTTTGAAGAGCATTCCTAATCTAACTGTACTGCCTGTTCTAACTGTTTCCTGCACCTTGTGATGCAAAACCCCATATATTctcaatatatcatatattataggCCATATGATATGGGCATTTCATgcaggaaatgaaaaaaaagggaaatgtgTTTGCAAATATGACCAGGTACTACAGTTACTATAAGAACAGAACTTGGAGTTTGATAATGAACTCTTGCACCAAAATAAGATGCCTTAATTTAGACAATCTGAGCTCATCTTTGTCTGCTCTCTGGTGCAGCAGGACAGCCACCACCACTACCATCCACCACCAAGTGCTGAAAACCATTTAATCAGATAAATAAATCTTTTCTGGAATCAAGCAGAGTGTGATCAGAAGGTCAGCGTCCATACAATGGGCATTAAACATCGCATAAAGCCATGTACTTTAAAACAAACGCAGCATCAGCTATTGTGAGGATGTTAATGGTGGCTCATTTAAATGACAATCATTCTACTGGCAATGCATTTCAATGTCCTACATATATAAATCTCACTCTCGCCAGTCTCACTACTGCTTTACGTGACTCTagagtgatttatttgtttttatttgttttgtattatcCCAGTCAATCATGGACCGCATGGGAAAGGTACGTggaattataattaatttatatatatatttttaattaataattttaaagaGGTACTAGAAAAGGTTCTTGATTGATGCCactgaagaaccacttttggttccaaaAAGAATAATAGTAATGTTTGCAAtagaaatatacatttattacaaaacATAGTATTGTAGCCTAAATGGATTGCATTCATATATAAAAGGTTCAcataatataatgttttatttttcatatttatcatgttttatgcagatattaaatatataaaatgtataccgCCTGTACATTTCTTTTAGATAAAATTAAGTagtcaaattataaaaaaaatattgtataataataacaatgtacAAGTTCAAATTTGCTAGTTATAATAACAATatcaatcatttatcatttaacaatattaaacatttatcaCTTATAATATCCCTAATACCCTAATTAATAATTTCATAATTGTTATTGTTAATTGTATATTCATTGTTATTCCTAAATCTATCAATTGTATATATAATTCTGAATAAACAAGTTTGCAAATATAACTTTTATAATTAAAaggaatttagatttttattttatttttaatttataaattgttCTTGGACAATTCCATAGAATAACCATGTTTGGATCCAGATGGAATTATGTTTACAATAGCAATGAGATAATgataagataataaaaaatatacaataagatcaaatacatacaaataagATATGACAGAACtgctaaaattatttttattaatacactGAATTTACTACAATTAccatatcattaaaaaatattaaataattttacagcCATGCAAAACAGTTATATCTTAAATTAtacaattaaaaagtttttttaaattatatttatgtaacgttgttctttatattgtgtcaaaatgtaacttttgtgttctcaatagaaatgctccaaaatgcctTTTCCATAATTCTGGGAAAATGTTTCCAGTTTTAAAGGCATTTTATCAGTAGTTATATTGATGCAGTATATTTAACTCATGTGAAGAAGGCCAACCTGAATTTTCCACTGTAcgctgttaaacatattaaaggaTATAAAGGCATGTTTATAGAttcttctgtttttaaaatgtggagaaacatttcaaatgctttgaggaaccttcagGGAACAGTTTTCCTCTAAAAATCTCATTGAGGGGTTTCTCTACAGTTTCAAATTGAAGCATCTATAAACATTGCTTAGAAAGCTCACACTTTAACAGAAACTTGCATCACATACTGCCCAGCACTCAATGCCCTGTTAAACACTTTCTACAAGGACCGCTAAGGTTCTTCGAGGAATCTTCATGAAATTATCTTCAGACACAGCCTACAGGATGATGAACTGTATGGGTTGGGGTCACATATTTATGCTTCCCCTCCACAGATCATCTTCTACGAGGACAGGAACTTCCAGGGCCGCTGCTTTGAGTGCAGCAGTGACTGTCCCGAGCTGAGCTCGCACTTCAGCCGCTGCAACTCCATCAGGGTGGAGAGCGGAGCCTGGGTTCTGTACGAGAGGCCCAACTACATGGGCTCCCAGTATGTCCTGACCAGAGGAGAGTACCCAGAGTACCAGCGCTGGATGGGCTACAACGACACCGTGCGCTCCTGCCGTATCATCCGTCATGTAAGTGTCTTTCCATACAAAAACCTCAAACTTCTAGTAGGGTACAAAAATAACCTCCTTATActtcatttaatattttagttcATCAAAATACGAATATAATAAGAGTAAGAGTCCTttgcaggtttctgacagaaaaaCAAGCCTAACTACGATAtacaatctccattatcccattttcAAAACTCCATtaaattcaattaatcaaatgaattTTGTTAACCTCCACAGAATGTGACCTAATGCTGAAGATTCTATAGTTGCGTTGAGTTGTACTACTATAGTAGTACTATAGTTGAGTTATGTTGTACTACTATAGTAGAGCTTTGTTGTACTACTAATGCAGTGCTACTTAAAGGAGTACGATAGTTGGTTTATGTACTACTAATAAATATAGTTGAGTTGTGTTGTACTACTATAGTAGAAATATAGTTGAGTTGTGTTGTACTACTATAGTAGAAATATAATTGAGTTGTGTTGTACTACTATAGTAGAAATATAGTTGAGTTGTGTTGTACTACTATAGTAGAAATATAGTTGAGTTGTGTTGTACTACTATAGTAGAAATATAGTTGAGTTGTGTTGTACTACTATAGTAGCAATATAGTTGAGTTGTGTTGTACTACTATAGTAGAAATATAGTTGAGTTGTGTTGTACTACTATAGTAGAAATATAGTTGAGTTGTGTTGTACTACTATAGTAGCAATATAGTTGAGTTGTGTTGTACTACTATAGTAGAAATATAGTTGAGTTGTGTTGTACTACTATAGTAGAAATATAGTTGAGTTGTGTTGTACTACTATAGTAGAAATATAGTTGAGTTGTATTGTACTACTATAGTAGAAATATAGTTGAGTTGTGTTGTACTACTATAGTAGCAATATAGTTGAGTTGTGTTGTACTACTATAGTAGAAATATAGTTGAGTTGTGTTGTACTACTATAGTAGAAATATAGTTGAGTTGTGTTGTACTACTATAGTAGAAATATAGTTGAGTTGTGTTGTACTACTATAGTAGAAATATAGTTGAGTTGTGTTGTACTAGTATAGTAGCACTATATTTGAGTTGTGTTGTAGTACTTTAGTAGCACTATGTTTGAGTTGTGTTGTACTACTATAGTAGCAATATAGGTGAGTTGTGTTGTACTACTATAGTAGCAATATAGTTGAGTTGTGGTGTACTACTATAGTAGCACTATATTTGAGTTGTGGTGTACTACTATAGTAGCACTATATTTGAGTTGTGTTGTACAACTATAGTAGCAATATATGCGTACCATAGTTGAATTTGTtgttataaataaaaacagaattttttaaAGGCCTGTTTTTGCTGCAAATGTACTGTCCCCTGTACCCTCTCCCCGTCCCGTCTCAGATGTCCGGATCGCACCGCATGCGCGTTTTTGAGCGCCCTGATTTCCTGGGCCAGACGATGGAGTTCAGTGACGACTGCACCTCCCTGATGGACCGTTTCCATTTCCGCGAGGTCCACTCCTGCAAGGTGATGGATGGCGCCTGGGTCTTCTTCGAGCAGGCCAACTACAGGGGCCGCCAGTACCTGCTAGAGAGGGGCGAGTACCGCCGCTTCAGTGAGTGGGGTGCCATGCATCCCACCGTGGGCTCCATCCGCCGTGTACAGGAGTACTGAACCTTCTTACATCCcattacatacatacaatactactgatagaaaataaaatttaaatcaaCGTGTTTGTGTAATCCCAAGCATgtacttgatctctttattgatgCATACATCATTTACACATGGTTACAATATATAATATCAACACAATCATTGGTAAAATAGGTAATTTCATTAAATCTTGAGAAAGATGTTTACTTTTTGCCTTTtagtcatacttacatttttcagattatcaaacaaactttaatatcagacaagtaaaatgtaaaatgtaaaaaacagttGCTTCTGAGCTCAATTTCACTACCACCCACAACCAGGCCCAATCTAAAGGAATTCAAGAACAGACaagaaaacaaagtaattgacctctatcagtctgaaaaagatttttctaaagtcatttctaaagcttttggactccagcaaaccacagggagagccattattcacaaatggagaaaacatggaacactggtgagttactggcctactgaaattactgcaaaagagcatggacaactcatccttAAGGTTCCTAAAGAACCAAGAATAACACATTAAGAACTGCAGGTTTCACTTACTTCAATTAAGGCCAGTGTTCATGatccaataataagaaagaggctgggtgaaaatggtatccatgggagagtttagaggcaaaaaccactgctgaacaAATTAACACAAATGCCCATCTTACATTtcccaggactttgggaaaatattttGTGCACtgtcaaaacaaaagtagaactttttggaaggtaaGAAAAAGAACTTAatactgaaagtcaaacatggcGGTGCTAGTGTGATGGTTGCCACAAAGGGTGCATTGGCAAGTTATTCGATTTAGgcggcaaatactttttcacgccagtGTAGTATGAGTACACAAATACTGTACAGTATGgataaatat
This DNA window, taken from Astyanax mexicanus isolate ESR-SI-001 chromosome 5, AstMex3_surface, whole genome shotgun sequence, encodes the following:
- the LOC125802238 gene encoding gamma-crystallin M2-like, which produces MDRMGKIIFYEDRNFQGRCFECSSDCPELSSHFSRCNSIRVESGAWVLYERPNYMGSQYVLTRGEYPEYQRWMGYNDTVRSCRIIRHMSGSHRMRVFERPDFLGQTMEFSDDCTSLMDRFHFREVHSCKVMDGAWVFFEQANYRGRQYLLERGEYRRFSEWGAMHPTVGSIRRVQEY